From the Clarias gariepinus isolate MV-2021 ecotype Netherlands chromosome 3, CGAR_prim_01v2, whole genome shotgun sequence genome, one window contains:
- the lypla2 gene encoding acyl-protein thioesterase 2 — MCGNNMSVPLLAEAVTVSGAEKETAAVIFLHGLGDTGDGWADAMRSIRLPHVKYICPHAPRIPVTLNMKMTMPSWFDLMGLSPEAPEDEAGIKRAAENIKAIIDHEAKNGIPPNRIILGGFSQGGALSLYTALTCQQKLAGVVALSCWLPLHKTFPQAASGSANKDIAILQCHGEMDPMIPVHFGAMTAEKLKTIVSSQKITFRTYPGLMHSSCPQEMSAVKEFIEKQLPRI, encoded by the exons ATGTGTGGCAACAACATGTCTGTGCCGCTGCTCGCCGAGGCTGTGACCGTTTCTGGGGCGGAGAAGGAGACCGCTGCG GTGATCTTCCTTCATGGTCTGGGTGATACTGG agATGGCTGGGCTGATGCCATGAGATCCATCAGGCTGCCCCATGTAAAGTACATCTGCCCACATGC aCCCAGAATCCCGGTTACACTCAATATGAAAATGACCATGCCCTCATG gTTTGACCTGATGGGATTAAGCCCAGAAGCTCCAGAGGACGAAGCCGGCATTAAGAGAGCAGCAGAaaaca TCAAGGCCATTATTGACCATGAGGCGAAAAATGGAATACCTCCAAATCGTATCATCCTTGGTGGCTTCTCTCAG GGAGGTGCTCTATCACTGTACACTGCTCTGACTTGCCAGCAGAAGCTAGCCGGTGTAGTTGCTCTAAGCTGCTGGTTACCACTTCATAAGACCTTTCCACAG GCGGCGAGTGGCAGCGCAAACAAGGATATCGCTATTCTGCAATGTCATGGTGAAATGGACCCAATGATTCCGGTACATTTTGGGGCCATGACAGCCGAGAAGCTTAAGACCATTGTGTCATCACAGAAAATCACCTTCCGCACCTACCCAGGCCTCATGCACAGCTCCTGCCCTCAG gagatgTCTGCCGTGAAGGAATTCATCGAGAAGCAGTTGCCCCGCATCTGA